A window of Amycolatopsis australiensis contains these coding sequences:
- a CDS encoding APC family permease, producing MTTPPLRRGLRTLGTLLITLSAISPASSVFIIAPGVLTGAGTGAFYSFAAAAVVGVFMAFVYAELASAFPLAGGEYAIVTRTLGRLPGFAVLGLMIITQVLIVAVIALGVGTYLGVLWPGLPGPSVAAATCVLAAVVGVFDIKLNAWVTGVFLAIEILALVVVGALGLVHPARPVTDLLAHPVAAGGGPATVGAIAIATSVAMFAYNGYGSAVYFGEETQDAPRGIARAILMALAITVVAELVPVTAVLVGAPDLGQLFGAENMLSAFISARGGGTLDTVLSLAVALAIMNAVLAIVLISSRLVFSSGRDRAWPGAVSRALAAVHPRFGTPWVATAGTGVVAALLCYVDPQLLLVVTSTSIVAVYAALCLGAIIGRRTGSTAHARYRMPWFPVAPVLALAVLVFVVYQNLLDPAVGRPSLLVTAAIVVLAAVYYGVVLRRRGGWQLAEDVVAEEPPERAGDPGATGARTDQKP from the coding sequence GTGACCACCCCGCCGCTGCGCCGCGGTCTACGCACCCTCGGCACCCTGCTCATCACGCTCTCGGCCATCAGCCCCGCGTCGTCGGTGTTCATCATCGCGCCGGGCGTGCTCACCGGCGCCGGGACCGGCGCGTTCTACAGCTTCGCGGCCGCCGCGGTCGTCGGCGTGTTCATGGCGTTCGTGTACGCGGAGCTCGCTTCGGCGTTCCCGCTGGCGGGCGGCGAATACGCGATCGTGACCCGCACGCTGGGCCGGCTGCCCGGCTTCGCCGTGCTGGGCCTGATGATCATCACGCAGGTGCTCATCGTCGCGGTGATCGCGCTCGGCGTCGGCACCTACCTGGGCGTGCTGTGGCCCGGCCTGCCCGGGCCGTCGGTCGCGGCCGCGACGTGCGTGCTGGCCGCCGTGGTCGGCGTGTTCGACATCAAGCTCAACGCGTGGGTCACCGGCGTCTTCCTCGCCATCGAGATCCTCGCGCTGGTGGTGGTCGGCGCGCTCGGGCTGGTGCACCCGGCCCGGCCGGTCACCGACCTGCTCGCCCACCCGGTGGCGGCCGGGGGCGGCCCGGCGACGGTCGGCGCCATCGCGATCGCGACGTCGGTGGCGATGTTCGCCTACAACGGCTACGGCTCCGCGGTGTACTTCGGCGAGGAGACCCAGGACGCGCCGCGCGGCATCGCCCGCGCGATCCTCATGGCGCTCGCCATCACCGTGGTCGCCGAACTGGTCCCGGTGACGGCGGTGCTGGTGGGCGCGCCCGATCTCGGGCAGCTGTTCGGCGCGGAGAACATGCTGTCGGCGTTCATCTCCGCCCGCGGCGGCGGCACGCTCGACACGGTGCTCAGCCTCGCCGTCGCGCTCGCGATCATGAACGCGGTGCTGGCGATCGTGCTGATCAGCTCGCGGCTGGTGTTCAGCAGCGGCCGCGACCGCGCGTGGCCCGGCGCGGTCAGCCGGGCGCTCGCCGCGGTGCACCCGCGCTTCGGCACGCCGTGGGTGGCCACGGCCGGGACGGGGGTGGTGGCGGCGCTGCTGTGCTACGTCGACCCGCAGCTGCTGCTGGTGGTGACGAGCACGTCGATCGTGGCGGTGTACGCGGCCCTGTGCCTGGGCGCGATCATCGGCCGCCGCACGGGCTCGACCGCGCACGCGCGGTACCGGATGCCGTGGTTCCCGGTGGCGCCGGTGCTGGCGCTGGCGGTGCTGGTGTTCGTGGTCTACCAGAACCTGCTGGACCCGGCGGTGGGCCGGCCGAGCCTGCTCGTCACCGCGGCGATCGTGGTGCTGGCGGCGGTGTACTACGGGGTGGTGCTGCGCCGGCGCGGGGGCTGGCAGCTCGCCGAGGACGTCGTGGCGGAAGAACCACCGGAGCGCGCCGGCGACCCGGGGGCCACCGGCGCGCGGACCGATCAGAAGCCGTAG